A section of the Choristoneura fumiferana chromosome 5, NRCan_CFum_1, whole genome shotgun sequence genome encodes:
- the LOC141427767 gene encoding uncharacterized protein: protein MAKWSIAVLALVGCAVAEPPSYSYSAPTSVLVVGGSHGGYSSGGGYSSGGGYSSGGGYSSGGGYSSGHSALSSGGHYSSVPVGHQTSEGYNIDPHLLHKIKHIILKDEIQNQAYQQSSSGHSGHGISSHYGAPAPVYGVPHERIVGIELDHIQQGIQVAQYHQAEEGYSGGYAGGYSGGYSSGGHGEFSSGGHGGFSSGGHGGFSSGGHSYSAPSISYTTIGVPSGSYGVPSPSSSYGSPHH, encoded by the exons ATGGCCAAGTGGAGCATA GCCGTCCTCGCCCTTGTTGGTTGCGCCGTCGCTGAGCCTCCGAGCTACAGCTACTCCGCTCCCACCTCAGTCCTCGTCGTAGGAGGCTCACATGGAGGCTACAGCTCGGGAGGAGGATACTCAAGCGGTGGTGGCTACTCGAGCGGTGGTGGATACTCAAGCGGTGGTGGTTACTCCAGCGGCCACAGCGCCCTGAGCAGTGGCGGCCACTACTCTTCCGTCCCCGTCGGACACCAGACCTCAGAAGGCTACAACATCGACCCTCATCTGCTCCACAAAATCAAGCACATCATCCTGAAAGACGAGATCCAAAACCAGGCTTACCAACAGTCGTCTTCCGGCCACTCTGGTCACGGTATCTCTTCCCACTATGGCGCTCCCGCTCCGGTTTACGGCGTGCCCCATGAAAGAATCGTCGGCATCGAGCTGGACCATATCCAACAGGGCATCCAAGTAGCCCAGTACCACCAAGCTGAGGAAGGTTACTCTGGTGGTTATGCTGGCGGTTATTCCGGTGGTTACTCGAGCGGTGGTCACGGTGAATTCTCCAGCGGTGGTCACGGTGGTTTCTCCAGCGGCGGTCACGGTGGATTCTCTAGCGGTGGACACTCCTACTCCGCTCCTTCCATTTCCTACACAACCATCGGTGTCCCCTCGGGATCTTACGGTGTCCCCTCTCCCTCATCATCCTACGGATCTCCCCACCATTAA